A window of Chitinophaga sp. MM2321 contains these coding sequences:
- a CDS encoding phage tail sheath C-terminal domain-containing protein — protein sequence MSQINETAIKTPGVYTTEIPLFPPSVAQVDTAVPAFIGYTEIAERKGESLRFKPTEITSLVDFRQLFGGPYTVSPGDFTLNVDPLHNYVVTQVAYTKMYYLFDALRLFFDNGGGKCYIVSVGGYTDNVIAGDETLTPPTGLRGGVKAIEVFDEPTLILFPDAVQLDDTAFFALQQMALSQCAALQDRFCVFDTRENNTGTTTPWKTSVSNFKDRIGINALNYAACYTPWLISSFTKDIGFSLLDDHVFDTPVPPAVATKIDLANLTSVPATNALVTSLRNNNADQTVVTGAITTLVTDGATVYPSVIDRYNKLKNDVLKAADGAPTETALDALMDYIELVMLALPPVKTAFVNVKLKQAFDDFAKDPGAGLAKFLSDLVALEKNADAIVLRADNSASLAAYDPLLALWIPTPPPPNTIATIPLSTTVYNTAGSTVHTQALNVIGDLDGIINGVNAFINKLLTATASYVKFGQDALYKSHPVISNWVLFLQRELSKLPPSGAVAGVYALIDGTRGVWKAPANVSLNSVVGPSVIIDNVTQDTLNIDDVAGKSINAIRAFTGKGTLVWGARTLDGNSSEWRYISVRRLFIMVEESAKKATFPFVFEPNDANTWVKVRAMLENYLTLLWRQGALAGAKPEQAFFVKCGLGQTMTAQDILDGKLIVEIAMAAVRPAEFIILRFEHKLQES from the coding sequence ATGTCACAAATTAATGAAACCGCAATTAAGACACCTGGTGTTTACACCACAGAAATTCCGCTGTTCCCACCGTCTGTAGCACAGGTGGATACTGCTGTTCCGGCTTTTATCGGATACACGGAAATAGCGGAAAGAAAAGGGGAGTCGTTGAGATTTAAGCCAACGGAGATCACATCCTTGGTGGACTTCCGGCAACTTTTTGGTGGCCCGTATACCGTTAGCCCGGGCGATTTTACCCTGAACGTAGACCCCCTGCATAATTATGTGGTTACACAGGTGGCCTACACAAAAATGTATTATCTCTTTGATGCACTGCGGCTCTTTTTTGATAATGGCGGCGGCAAATGCTACATCGTTTCTGTGGGTGGCTACACAGATAATGTTATTGCCGGCGATGAAACACTAACGCCGCCCACCGGCCTGCGTGGTGGTGTGAAAGCCATCGAAGTGTTTGATGAACCCACCCTGATCCTGTTTCCCGACGCCGTACAACTGGATGATACCGCCTTTTTTGCCCTGCAACAAATGGCGTTGTCGCAATGCGCTGCCCTGCAGGACAGGTTCTGCGTGTTTGATACCCGGGAAAACAATACCGGTACCACTACACCCTGGAAGACAAGCGTCAGCAATTTCAAGGACAGGATCGGTATCAATGCGCTCAACTATGCGGCATGTTATACACCCTGGTTAATCAGCTCCTTTACAAAGGATATTGGTTTCAGCTTACTGGATGATCATGTTTTTGATACACCCGTTCCTCCTGCTGTAGCTACCAAAATAGATCTGGCAAACCTTACCTCCGTACCGGCTACTAACGCGCTGGTGACCAGCCTGCGGAATAATAATGCGGATCAGACAGTAGTAACAGGCGCCATTACCACACTGGTAACGGATGGAGCTACTGTATACCCATCTGTCATTGACCGTTACAACAAACTAAAAAATGATGTGCTGAAAGCTGCCGACGGCGCGCCTACAGAAACCGCACTGGACGCACTGATGGATTATATAGAACTGGTGATGCTGGCATTACCACCTGTAAAAACAGCCTTTGTCAATGTGAAACTGAAACAGGCTTTCGACGATTTTGCCAAAGACCCCGGTGCCGGACTCGCAAAATTTCTGAGCGACCTGGTGGCCCTGGAAAAAAATGCCGATGCCATTGTGCTGAGAGCAGATAACTCCGCTTCCCTCGCTGCGTATGATCCGTTACTGGCGCTCTGGATACCCACTCCGCCGCCACCGAATACCATTGCTACCATTCCACTGAGTACCACCGTTTATAATACGGCTGGTAGCACAGTGCATACACAGGCGCTCAATGTTATCGGTGACCTGGATGGGATTATCAACGGCGTAAATGCCTTTATCAATAAGCTGTTGACCGCTACCGCATCATATGTAAAATTCGGGCAGGATGCCTTGTATAAATCACATCCGGTGATCAGTAACTGGGTATTGTTCCTGCAACGTGAGTTGTCTAAACTGCCTCCATCTGGTGCTGTAGCCGGCGTTTACGCTTTAATTGATGGCACAAGAGGCGTTTGGAAAGCACCGGCCAATGTAAGCCTCAATTCTGTTGTAGGGCCTTCTGTGATCATCGATAACGTTACACAGGATACTTTGAATATAGATGACGTAGCAGGTAAATCCATCAATGCTATCCGGGCATTTACCGGTAAAGGAACCCTCGTGTGGGGCGCCCGCACACTGGACGGCAACAGCAGCGAATGGCGGTATATCTCCGTAAGACGCCTGTTTATCATGGTGGAAGAATCAGCAAAGAAAGCAACGTTCCCCTTTGTATTTGAACCCAATGATGCCAATACCTGGGTGAAGGTGCGCGCCATGCTGGAAAATTATCTCACCCTCTTATGGCGGCAAGGCGCATTGGCCGGCGCAAAACCGGAGCAGGCATTTTTTGTGAAATGCGGCCTCGGACAAACCATGACTGCACAGGACATCCTGGATGGTAAACTGATTGTTGAAATTGCTATGGCTGCCGTACGGCCGGCGGAATTCATCATCCTCCGGTTCGAACATAAACTCCAGGAATCTTAG
- a CDS encoding phage tail protein, which translates to MAEYPLPKFHFQVEWGGSKIGFTEVSGLDISTEVIEYRDGASPEYSKVKMPGQRKYSNITLKRGTFKSDNQFYAWFNTVSLNTIERRNLIISLLNENHEPVVVWKVKNAWPAKITPTDLKADGNDVAVETIELAHEGLTIQNE; encoded by the coding sequence ATGGCAGAATATCCTCTTCCTAAGTTCCACTTCCAGGTAGAATGGGGTGGCTCAAAAATCGGGTTTACTGAAGTTTCCGGTCTTGATATCAGCACAGAGGTGATTGAATACAGAGATGGCGCCAGCCCCGAATATTCAAAAGTAAAAATGCCGGGCCAGCGCAAATACTCCAACATCACCTTAAAGAGAGGCACCTTTAAATCAGACAACCAGTTCTATGCCTGGTTCAACACCGTGAGCTTAAATACCATTGAACGGCGTAACCTCATCATTTCCCTGCTCAATGAAAATCATGAACCGGTAGTCGTCTGGAAAGTAAAGAATGCATGGCCGGCCAAGATCACCCCCACCGATTTAAAAGCTGATGGGAATGATGTGGCGGTAGAAACCATAGAGCTGGCCCATGAAGGGTTAACCATTCAAAATGAATAA
- a CDS encoding phage tail protein: protein MPDILDYPQTGFHFTVAFELFPQMPNDFRFQEVSGLTVNIEAEPYKEGGENRFIHQLPVRTNYNELVLKRGKFMGSGILQWCKNAIENFEFKPTNILISLLNEQHLPLYNWYVINAIPKRLEIGAFNAERSEVVIETMALNYQYFKYYDPATAAMDLAAGLQGAISGALSGSVSVGI, encoded by the coding sequence ATGCCCGACATATTGGATTATCCCCAAACAGGATTTCATTTTACCGTAGCCTTTGAATTATTTCCGCAGATGCCCAATGATTTCAGGTTCCAGGAAGTAAGTGGGCTCACGGTAAACATAGAAGCAGAACCCTATAAAGAAGGCGGTGAAAACCGCTTTATACACCAGCTGCCGGTAAGAACCAATTACAACGAGTTGGTGTTGAAGCGGGGCAAATTTATGGGTTCGGGCATCCTTCAGTGGTGTAAAAATGCAATTGAAAATTTTGAATTCAAGCCCACCAATATTCTCATTTCACTGCTCAATGAACAGCACCTGCCATTGTATAACTGGTATGTTATCAATGCTATCCCCAAAAGACTGGAAATAGGCGCTTTTAACGCAGAGAGAAGTGAGGTGGTCATTGAAACAATGGCACTGAACTACCAGTATTTCAAATACTACGATCCCGCAACAGCGGCCATGGATCTGGCAGCAGGGCTTCAGGGCGCCATTTCAGGTGCATTGTCAGGATCTGTAAGTGTGGGCATATAA
- a CDS encoding DUF5908 family protein, protein MPIEIKELNIKVQVQDSMPQTNTGSTVSENQLNSIVAECVEQVLKIVNEKKER, encoded by the coding sequence ATGCCGATAGAAATAAAAGAACTCAACATCAAAGTACAGGTACAGGATAGTATGCCGCAAACAAATACCGGCTCCACGGTGTCTGAGAATCAACTCAATTCCATTGTGGCGGAATGTGTGGAACAGGTACTGAAAATTGTAAACGAAAAAAAAGAGAGATAA
- the vgrG gene encoding type VI secretion system tip protein VgrG, whose translation MSDSRILPTSTPVGLVTFTIKMEGEAISQVYGVLSMVVNKEVNKIPSADIVLQDGSAADENFEVSSLDLFIPGKEIEILVGYQSDETTIFKGIIIKHGIKIRSNGSSMLLLECRDKAVKLSVGPQNKYFIDKKDSEVIEEIIDGYGLDKDIETTTVQHKRLVQFGCTDWDFMLSRIDASGKVCITDDGQITVKAPTLSDEPVLNLLYGGTILDFDATMDARDQYQAVKAYAWDPATQAVLETDATDPAISGNGNISAADLAAVIGLEQFELRHTGTLPQEELQAWADAQLLKKQLAKIRGRVGFMGFAGIKPGNLIVLEGLGDRMNGTVFVSGIRHEIGQGTWKTDAQFGLSPDWFTQTYPVTQLPASGILPAIQGLQIGVVTQLKEDPDSEDRILVKIPIINNDEMGIWARVACLDAGDNRGTFFRPEVGDEVVVGFLNNDPRDPVVLGALNSSNKPAPLTATDENDEKGYVSRSGMKMLFDDNKKSITLETPAGKSIVLDEDAGILKMEDENGNKITMDTDGITIESKKVITIKTDDDIAIKGKNIESTAQASFKADGSAGIELTSSAIAKLKGSLVQIN comes from the coding sequence ATGAGCGACAGCAGAATTTTACCAACAAGTACCCCGGTAGGACTGGTCACATTTACCATCAAAATGGAAGGTGAGGCTATCTCTCAGGTGTATGGCGTGTTGTCAATGGTGGTTAACAAGGAAGTGAATAAAATCCCTTCCGCCGATATCGTGTTGCAGGATGGAAGTGCGGCGGACGAAAACTTTGAAGTGAGTAGCCTCGATCTTTTTATCCCCGGTAAAGAAATTGAAATTTTAGTAGGATACCAGTCAGATGAAACCACCATTTTTAAAGGCATCATCATCAAACATGGTATAAAAATACGGAGTAATGGCAGCTCGATGCTCCTGCTGGAATGCAGGGACAAAGCGGTGAAACTATCCGTGGGCCCGCAGAACAAATATTTCATTGATAAAAAAGACAGCGAAGTAATTGAAGAGATCATCGATGGATATGGATTGGATAAAGATATTGAGACGACTACGGTACAGCATAAACGATTAGTCCAGTTTGGATGTACAGACTGGGATTTTATGCTCTCCCGTATAGATGCGAGCGGAAAGGTTTGTATCACAGATGATGGTCAGATTACCGTTAAGGCGCCAACGCTTAGTGACGAACCAGTTTTAAACCTGCTCTATGGCGGTACCATTCTTGACTTCGATGCCACCATGGATGCCCGGGATCAGTACCAGGCGGTAAAGGCGTATGCCTGGGACCCCGCCACACAGGCGGTATTGGAAACAGATGCCACAGATCCTGCTATCAGTGGTAACGGCAATATTTCCGCCGCAGATCTGGCTGCTGTAATAGGATTGGAACAGTTTGAATTAAGACATACCGGCACATTGCCGCAGGAAGAGTTGCAGGCGTGGGCAGATGCCCAGCTCCTGAAAAAACAACTCGCCAAGATCAGGGGACGTGTAGGGTTTATGGGCTTCGCTGGCATAAAGCCCGGCAACCTTATCGTGCTGGAAGGATTGGGTGACCGGATGAACGGCACCGTATTCGTTTCCGGTATCCGTCATGAAATTGGCCAGGGAACCTGGAAAACGGATGCGCAGTTCGGCCTTTCTCCCGATTGGTTTACACAAACGTACCCGGTAACCCAGTTGCCGGCATCCGGCATCCTGCCGGCGATACAGGGCTTACAAATAGGGGTGGTTACACAACTGAAGGAAGACCCGGATAGTGAAGACAGGATTCTCGTTAAAATACCTATCATCAACAATGATGAAATGGGTATCTGGGCAAGGGTGGCCTGCCTCGATGCAGGCGATAACCGCGGCACCTTTTTCCGCCCGGAAGTAGGCGATGAAGTGGTAGTAGGTTTCCTGAACAATGACCCGCGCGATCCTGTGGTGCTGGGCGCATTAAATAGCAGCAACAAACCGGCCCCGCTCACGGCAACAGATGAAAACGATGAAAAAGGATATGTATCACGCAGTGGTATGAAAATGCTTTTTGATGATAATAAAAAATCCATCACACTGGAAACCCCTGCCGGAAAAAGTATCGTGCTGGATGAAGACGCAGGGATCTTGAAAATGGAAGATGAAAACGGCAATAAAATTACGATGGATACGGATGGCATTACGATCGAAAGCAAGAAAGTAATCACCATCAAAACAGACGATGATATTGCGATCAAAGGGAAAAATATTGAAAGCACGGCACAGGCTTCCTTCAAAGCAGATGGAAGTGCCGGAATAGAACTGACCAGTAGCGCCATCGCAAAATTAAAAGGATCATTGGTACAAATAAACTAA
- a CDS encoding PAAR domain-containing protein, which yields MPPAARITDMHVCPLTTGPVPHVGGPLLPPGCATVLIGGMPAACVGDMAVCTGPPDSIATGSATVQIGGKFAARVGDTTAHGGSIVVGCFTVLIG from the coding sequence ATGCCTCCAGCAGCAAGAATAACCGATATGCATGTTTGTCCGCTCACCACCGGGCCTGTTCCGCATGTAGGCGGACCGTTGCTACCTCCCGGTTGCGCTACCGTGCTGATTGGCGGCATGCCGGCGGCTTGTGTGGGAGATATGGCGGTTTGCACCGGCCCACCGGATTCCATTGCCACCGGCTCAGCAACTGTACAGATAGGCGGAAAATTTGCAGCCAGGGTTGGCGACACAACTGCACATGGCGGAAGTATAGTAGTAGGCTGTTTCACTGTTTTAATCGGATAG
- a CDS encoding GPW/gp25 family protein yields MTQENSFLGRGWSFPPSFDKSSAEILMLDGADDIESSLQILLSTALGERIMQPKYGCSLEDLLFDNLDTTLKTEMQNRIEKAILYFEPRIDVNKVDIVPGDDNAGLFILLVDYTIRNTNTRSNLVFPFYQTEGTNK; encoded by the coding sequence ATGACACAAGAAAATTCTTTTTTAGGAAGAGGATGGAGTTTCCCGCCATCTTTCGATAAATCATCCGCAGAAATACTGATGCTGGACGGAGCCGATGATATTGAAAGCAGTTTGCAGATCCTCCTTTCCACCGCATTAGGCGAACGTATTATGCAACCGAAATACGGCTGCAGCCTGGAAGATTTGCTATTCGACAACCTGGACACCACCCTGAAAACGGAGATGCAAAACAGGATTGAAAAGGCTATCCTTTACTTCGAACCGCGTATTGATGTGAATAAAGTTGATATCGTACCGGGCGATGATAATGCAGGGTTGTTTATTCTCCTGGTTGATTATACTATTCGTAATACCAACACCAGAAGCAACCTGGTCTTTCCTTTTTATCAAACAGAGGGAACAAATAAATGA
- a CDS encoding baseplate J/gp47 family protein codes for MSVDYTFLPRNPLRRDGTSRDERLLPALNPKDPAFVKVDERSRMDIIDFARAFAKLVRYYDFNNFSDGDWRAFFDMDFNDLLDSVRNSSLKPHLALFAAFIKLFRYAQRDINTITQRHLDFYYQQILQLPANAAVADKVNLVFELARNVSTYLLPAGTLLSAGKDETGKELLYSTDIDIVLNKATVESIKTVFVDVDKDYKIYAAAVANSADGLGKKLPATDPTWNTFGESQQDKGPDSFTMQEAHTGIAVASPLLLLNEGNRTITITFRFIFTNSVINFDLHNPFSAYLSGEKGWLGPYTPVAKLSVEVVDATTKYYKLAVILNLPQAVPAVTAYNELVIKEGYQTSFPLIKLLLNNNASDYSYKVLSQLQLVSTTVAVAVTGFSALIVESDQSVLNPQKPFQPFGAVPVIGSSFAIGAPEFDSKAMDTMAVNITWMDKPPHMDNYYALYQDVPAIPINYTSFKAKLSYRNDQKWRMKTVNLFQFDALDTTHIDIVKNNADAISTELIPDRFMAKLELSSPVRPLYQVQAFGHKEYPSLYANTAILKAKRAPTDPNPDFPNQPYTPVIKSMSVDYTASGAYAGFDAFGEDAGFGAQYFYVEPFGQRPVVSATESGAVYFLPQYQEEGNLYLGIKSLVPPQTLSLFFQVAEGTGDNSLAFNSENVTIQWSYLRRNKWVLLDNLKILGDTTNKFQMAGIISFDIPGDADNNASILIAGLYWLKAAIVANAGVVSKLIAVNAQAVAATFVDNGNSLEHLVYGLPGNTIKKFVSKHAEIKSVQQPYPSFGGQPAEQSSEYYIRVSERVKHKNRAVQIWDYERMVLEQFPSVYKVKCINHTNDSSEIAPGSITLIIISNLRNKNAPDPLQPRTGVNTLTDIRQFISGCVSPFVDIHVENPLYEQVLVDFKVGFHIGLDAGYYGKLLNEDIKKFLSPWAYEEGHDIIFENQIHKSVILAFIEQRPYVDFVNNFCMYHIFEGYENNGIGKMAIDVDFIIAKPVYPAIGDMTIAVDFIVGADVETAAAKTARSILVSAPEHRITVLESGQYVCSGMDAFGIGMMAVDVDFIVSET; via the coding sequence ATGAGCGTAGATTATACTTTTCTGCCCCGTAACCCTTTACGCCGTGATGGTACAAGCCGCGATGAACGCTTATTGCCGGCATTGAACCCAAAAGATCCGGCATTTGTGAAGGTGGACGAACGGAGCAGAATGGATATCATCGATTTTGCCAGGGCATTTGCTAAACTGGTCCGGTATTACGATTTCAATAACTTTTCGGACGGTGACTGGCGCGCATTTTTCGATATGGATTTTAACGACCTGTTGGATAGTGTAAGAAACAGCAGCCTTAAACCTCACCTGGCGCTCTTTGCTGCATTCATAAAATTGTTCCGGTATGCGCAGCGGGATATTAACACCATCACCCAGCGGCACCTGGATTTTTATTACCAGCAAATCCTGCAACTACCGGCCAATGCTGCCGTTGCGGATAAAGTGAACCTGGTTTTTGAACTGGCCAGAAATGTGAGTACCTATCTTTTACCCGCAGGTACTTTACTCAGTGCCGGTAAAGATGAAACCGGGAAAGAACTGTTGTACAGTACAGACATTGATATTGTATTAAACAAAGCAACTGTAGAAAGTATTAAAACTGTTTTTGTAGATGTAGATAAAGATTACAAAATATACGCCGCTGCGGTAGCCAATTCTGCCGACGGACTCGGCAAAAAACTACCCGCCACCGATCCTACCTGGAATACATTCGGTGAAAGTCAGCAGGATAAAGGGCCGGACAGCTTCACCATGCAGGAGGCACACACAGGTATAGCGGTAGCCAGCCCCTTGCTGTTGCTGAACGAAGGTAACCGCACCATCACTATCACCTTCCGTTTTATATTCACGAACTCGGTCATTAATTTTGATTTGCACAACCCTTTCTCCGCCTATCTCTCAGGAGAAAAAGGATGGCTAGGTCCTTACACGCCGGTAGCAAAGTTATCGGTGGAGGTAGTGGATGCCACTACGAAATATTATAAGCTCGCGGTGATTCTCAATCTGCCGCAGGCAGTTCCTGCTGTTACGGCCTATAATGAACTGGTGATCAAAGAAGGATACCAGACTTCGTTTCCGTTAATCAAATTATTGCTGAACAACAATGCCAGCGATTATTCCTATAAAGTACTGAGTCAGTTGCAACTGGTGTCAACAACCGTTGCGGTGGCCGTGACCGGCTTTTCTGCGTTGATCGTGGAATCGGACCAGTCGGTATTGAATCCGCAAAAGCCTTTCCAGCCTTTCGGCGCCGTACCGGTGATCGGCTCCTCCTTTGCTATCGGTGCGCCCGAATTTGATAGCAAAGCCATGGACACCATGGCCGTAAACATCACCTGGATGGATAAGCCGCCGCATATGGATAACTACTATGCACTATACCAGGATGTGCCGGCAATACCCATCAACTACACCAGTTTTAAAGCTAAACTAAGTTACAGGAATGATCAGAAGTGGCGCATGAAAACGGTCAACCTGTTTCAGTTTGATGCGCTCGATACCACTCATATTGATATCGTTAAAAATAATGCGGATGCCATCAGCACGGAGCTGATACCAGACCGTTTTATGGCGAAGCTGGAGCTGTCATCTCCTGTGAGACCCTTGTACCAGGTGCAGGCATTTGGCCATAAGGAGTATCCTTCTCTTTATGCCAACACCGCTATTCTTAAAGCAAAGAGAGCGCCTACAGATCCTAATCCTGATTTTCCCAATCAGCCATATACGCCGGTTATTAAAAGCATGAGCGTTGATTATACGGCATCAGGCGCTTACGCTGGTTTTGATGCCTTTGGCGAAGACGCCGGTTTTGGTGCGCAGTATTTTTATGTGGAACCATTTGGTCAGCGACCGGTGGTATCTGCAACAGAAAGCGGCGCTGTTTATTTCTTACCACAATACCAGGAAGAAGGCAATTTGTACTTGGGCATTAAAAGCCTGGTACCTCCGCAAACGCTAAGCCTCTTCTTCCAGGTAGCCGAAGGCACCGGCGATAACAGCCTCGCCTTCAACAGTGAAAATGTAACCATTCAATGGAGTTATTTACGGCGCAATAAATGGGTGCTGCTGGATAACCTGAAAATATTGGGAGATACTACCAACAAATTCCAGATGGCCGGTATCATTAGTTTTGATATTCCCGGCGATGCAGATAATAATGCCTCCATCCTCATAGCTGGTTTGTATTGGTTAAAAGCAGCTATTGTGGCCAATGCAGGCGTGGTGAGCAAGTTAATAGCTGTTAATGCGCAGGCAGTAGCGGCCACTTTTGTGGATAACGGCAATAGCCTGGAACACCTGGTGTACGGGCTTCCCGGCAACACCATAAAAAAATTCGTCAGCAAACATGCGGAGATCAAATCTGTGCAACAGCCTTATCCTTCTTTTGGTGGCCAACCCGCAGAGCAAAGCAGTGAATATTATATACGGGTAAGTGAAAGAGTGAAACACAAGAACAGGGCAGTACAAATCTGGGATTACGAACGGATGGTGCTGGAACAGTTTCCTTCTGTTTACAAAGTCAAATGTATCAATCATACCAACGATTCCTCCGAGATCGCACCCGGCAGTATTACGCTGATCATCATCTCCAATCTACGTAATAAAAATGCTCCCGATCCACTGCAGCCCAGAACAGGCGTGAATACACTGACAGATATCCGGCAGTTTATATCCGGTTGTGTATCTCCCTTTGTTGATATTCATGTAGAGAACCCGTTGTATGAACAGGTGCTGGTGGACTTCAAAGTAGGATTCCATATTGGCCTGGACGCCGGTTATTACGGGAAATTGCTGAATGAAGACATCAAAAAATTCCTGTCGCCCTGGGCTTATGAAGAAGGACATGACATCATTTTTGAAAACCAGATCCACAAATCGGTTATCCTGGCTTTTATAGAGCAGCGGCCTTATGTGGACTTCGTGAATAATTTCTGTATGTACCACATTTTCGAAGGATACGAAAATAATGGTATCGGCAAAATGGCGATAGATGTGGATTTTATTATCGCAAAACCGGTATACCCCGCCATAGGGGATATGACGATAGCAGTGGATTTTATAGTAGGGGCAGATGTGGAAACCGCTGCGGCCAAAACAGCCCGGTCTATCCTGGTATCAGCGCCGGAGCACAGGATCACCGTACTGGAATCCGGCCAGTATGTTTGCTCAGGGATGGATGCATTTGGCATTGGTATGATGGCCGTAGACGTAGATTTTATTGTTAGTGAAACATGA
- a CDS encoding tail fiber domain-containing protein produces MAQATKAAIKANFRTGYRPTEQNFADLIDSFVNKADDEVNIDPVTKNIGFGIVAPAQRADINGAIKIGNTTVDSPGAIRFNGADFEGYDGAAWKSLTLGSGGGGQWTEVGTMLNYNGTVGIGDAAPGAKLSLGSDVGNTKIAILKDGFGNAFGIGAQANQFRLHLNAPTSVFSFFNAPAGQEILTIQPNGSMGVNQPSPAMSVEASNVTPLRGGPAIGCSFGAANESFIYLNIPDTTISAPPRPLGDTNLIWKTGFALRFLTEDQKGVVAATTKKHLTIDASGITVEADVKYFGTISDISDARLKKDILPFEDGLSVINRIAPVKYRFKRNEGTDNDEEYVGVLAQDIQKIAPYAIKTHLDKSEDGEEQTEILSVVTGNFIFMLINAVKELEERVKKLEGGARKVSASKSK; encoded by the coding sequence ATGGCACAAGCAACTAAAGCAGCTATAAAAGCCAATTTTAGAACGGGCTACCGTCCCACTGAGCAAAACTTTGCTGATCTCATTGACTCCTTTGTAAATAAGGCAGATGATGAGGTGAACATAGATCCGGTAACCAAAAATATTGGTTTTGGTATTGTTGCACCTGCACAAAGAGCGGATATAAACGGCGCCATTAAAATAGGTAATACGACCGTTGATTCACCCGGTGCTATCCGTTTTAACGGTGCTGATTTTGAAGGATATGATGGTGCTGCCTGGAAATCACTCACCCTGGGCAGCGGTGGTGGTGGCCAGTGGACAGAAGTTGGTACCATGCTGAATTACAACGGTACGGTTGGTATCGGCGATGCTGCACCCGGTGCAAAGCTGTCGTTGGGAAGCGATGTAGGCAATACAAAGATTGCCATTCTGAAAGATGGTTTTGGCAATGCTTTTGGCATCGGCGCGCAAGCCAACCAGTTCCGGTTACACCTGAACGCACCTACATCGGTTTTTTCTTTCTTTAATGCGCCCGCAGGGCAGGAGATCCTCACCATTCAGCCAAACGGCAGTATGGGCGTTAACCAGCCATCACCGGCTATGTCGGTGGAAGCATCCAACGTTACGCCGTTGAGAGGCGGACCAGCTATCGGTTGTTCTTTTGGTGCAGCCAATGAATCATTTATCTACTTAAATATCCCTGATACTACCATCAGCGCGCCACCGCGCCCATTAGGAGACACAAACCTTATCTGGAAAACAGGGTTCGCCCTGCGTTTTTTAACAGAAGATCAAAAAGGAGTGGTAGCCGCTACCACCAAAAAACACCTCACCATCGACGCTTCGGGTATTACCGTGGAAGCAGATGTAAAATACTTTGGTACCATCAGCGATATTTCAGATGCCAGACTGAAAAAAGATATCCTGCCTTTTGAAGACGGGTTGTCTGTTATAAACCGTATTGCCCCCGTGAAATACAGGTTTAAAAGAAATGAAGGGACCGACAATGATGAAGAATATGTGGGCGTACTGGCGCAGGATATTCAGAAAATTGCACCCTATGCCATTAAAACACACCTGGATAAATCGGAAGACGGAGAAGAACAAACAGAAATTTTATCTGTGGTGACCGGCAATTTTATTTTTATGTTGATCAATGCCGTGAAGGAACTGGAAGAAAGAGTAAAGAAACTGGAAGGTGGCGCCCGGAAAGTATCGGCCAGCAAATCAAAATAA